The Eremothecium gossypii ATCC 10895 chromosome IV, complete sequence genome contains a region encoding:
- the RQC1 gene encoding Rqc1p (Syntenic homolog of Saccharomyces cerevisiae YDR333C), protein MSSRHVRRLAKDDLEATLAKLTGDTQPAKGTKKPQALPSQGNVFALFDAQDAEDEEEQVDAADKSSDVEQEARAPSVQGAASKKRNQRKKKKKNRQKAKPESDQESDGDFEEILREFQLKDAMASGPQEASQRLQSVSSDDEYDTASESSWTEGDIRKQEVMWDPAFTKFSDFTGFDDVFGGIEFKNLSPDTEFRALFGDLSPESVQDVDSMTSTHVSPQVLKQIQRMKRLVRNWGGKDRRSVPNGGVVRRLQFSKIKEDWLPTPRGEFIMTSLDRADLLDYEAWKSPADWADVLDVNVTKWQKHFSFYKFEPLSEDIHKKALTEFYLNVILHPDHEALINTISSKYPYHVPALLQVALILVRQGDSSNSNGLVERALFVFDRAIKNGIVFDGRQCQLPYIYFYNRQFYLAIFRYLQIISQRGAVGTASAWAKVLWSLSPLEDPLGVRYFIDHYVLLNKEYSYMLKLSRSSLVTDYRDWYTLGIALGSVVSHLHVSDKESARRELERAFKYHAVSLHALFTDVLLGSSVVDLAEHMTPTVEIEVKAYSVRMKAIWSDTALAWLHDEISNLLNRYHRAGDIEVVMPPSNIPGSGNHFFVDGIPIGLLRFAILSQESTVMAKIPERIWSSNEVFEFDVLPPKPTTIEFEDVVETINTFVKDDSLRMAHLSALQDEELLNQVRQLSLEQFLEQNPHTVMEDD, encoded by the coding sequence ATGAGTTCCAGACATGTCAGAAGGCTCGCAAAAGACGACCTAGAGGCCACCCTTGCCAAGCTCACGGGGGACACGCAGCCCGCCAAGGGAACCAAGAAACCCCAGGCACTACCAAGCCAAGGGAACGTTTTCGCTCTGTTCGATGCGCAGGATGCTGAagacgaggaggagcaggtAGACGCTGCGGACAAGTCATCAGATGTGGAGCAAGAGGCGAGAGCGCCCTCAGTACAGGGGGCCGCGTCCAAAAAGCGGAACCAAaggaagaagaagaagaagaatCGGCAGAAGGCGAAGCCTGAGTCCGACCAAGAGTCGGATGGCGACTTCGAAGAGATCTTGCGTGAGTTTCAGCTAAAGGATGCGATGGCTTCCGGGCCGCAGGAGGCGTCACAGCGACTGCAGAGCGTTTCTTCCGACGACGAATACGATACAGCATCGGAGTCCAGCTGGACCGAAGGGGATATAAGGAAGCAGGAGGTGATGTGGGACCCAGCGTTCACGAAGTTTAGCGATTTTACGGGGTTTGATGATGTATTTGGGGGCATCGAGTTCAAAAATCTTTCTCCAGATACAGAGTTCCGGGCGCTGTTCGGGGACTTATCTCCAGAGTCCGTGCAGGACGTTGATTCGATGACCTCGACTCACGTTTCTCCACAGGTTCTGAAACAGATCCAGCGCATGAAACGACTTGTGCGGAACTGGGGCGGCAAAGACCGTAGATCTGTTCCTAACGGCGGTGTTGTGCGTAGATTGCAGTTTAGCAAAATAAAAGAAGATTGGCTACCGACACCTCGGGGTGAATTCATTATGACTTCGCTGGATAGGGCAGACCTACTGGATTACGAGGCATGGAAAAGCCCGGCAGACTGGGCCGACGTGCTTGATGTTAACGTCACCAAGTGGCAGAAGCACTTCTCATTCTACAAATTTGAACCGTTGAGCGAAGATATACACAAGAAAGCCTTGACGGAATTCTATTTGAATGTGATCCTCCACCCGGACCACGAGGCACTTATCAATACCATCTCGTCAAAGTATCCTTATCACGTCCCCGCCCTACTGCAAGTGGCCCTGATACTTGTAAGGCAGGGCGACTCTTCTAATAGTAACGGTCTAGTGGAAAGAGCGCTTTTCGTTTTTGATCGGGCGATTAAAAATGGCATTGTGTTTGATGGGCGGCAGTGCCAACTGCCCTACATCTATTTTTACAACAGGCAGTTCTACTTGGCCATCTTCAGGTATCTGCAAATAATATCGCAGCGGGGTGCAGTAGGGACTGCAAGTGCGTGGGCTAAAGTCTTATGGTCGCTTTCGCCATTGGAAGATCCACTAGGCGTTCGTTATTTCATTGATCACTACGTTTTACTGAATAAAGAGTACAGTTACATGTTGAAACTCTCTCGGTCGTCTCTTGTAACCGACTATAGAGACTGGTATACCTTAGGGATAGCTCTTGGATCTGTGGTGAGCCATCTGCACGTCTCAGACAAAGAAAGCGCTCGGCGGGAATTGGAACGCGCGTTCAAGTATCACGCTGTTTCTCTTCATGCTCTGTTCACTGATGTGCTGCTTGGCTCTTCTGTCGTAGACCTGGCCGAGCACATGACTCCTACCGTCGAGATTGAAGTGAAGGCTTACTCCGTTCGCATGAAGGCGATATGGTCAGACACAGCATTGGCGTGGCTCCACGATGAGATCTCGAATTTACTTAACCGGTACCACCGTGCAGGGGACATAGAGGTAGTAATGCCTCCGTCAAACATACCGGGGAGCGGCAATCACTTTTTCGTGGACGGTATTCCAATAGGATTATTAAGATTTGCCATTTTATCCCAAGAATCGACGGTCATGGCTAAAATTCCCGAACGCATATGGTCTTCCAACGAAGTGTTTGAATTCGACGTTCTTCCACCCAAACCAACGACTATAGAATTTGAAGATGTTGTTGAAACCATTAACACATTTGTTAAGGATGATTCTTTGCGCATGGCGCATTTATCGGCCCTTCAAGATGAAGAACTTCTTAACCAGGTGAGACAACTTTCCCTAGAACAATTTTTGGAACAAAATCCACATACTGTCATGGAAGATGACTAG
- a CDS encoding C2H2-type zinc finger protein (NOHBY437; No homolog in Saccharomyces cerevisiae; Similar to Ashbya gossypii AEL077W), translating to MHTTHYRSQPIPISDAHSKGPSSLPMPLYSQRGADGLLTINASAVGSPVGPQPVIPPLMHQVAVDKHAHIMPGSYALRQSSPQVTAIMGELAMLKKSIFQSLNGELTTEEYNSIYQHLSQLLASLPPPVEPSAAQPQLRLPSISQIMPGTEPQEVQRTFIIASSESQQGQPYISPPLSSTMSTHPLSPGMSVAKPNYSVSTKKNVCKVCGRECRRPSTLKTHMLTHTGQRPFSCRHPGCSKSFNVRSNMLRHERLHSRGSELVDTHSQNSSPQGQQAG from the coding sequence ATGCACACTACACACTACCGCTCTCAGCCGATCCCAATCTCAGATGCGCACAGCAAGGGACCCAGTTCTTTGCCCATGCCGCTGTACTCGCAGCGGGGCGCAGATGGGCTGCTAACCATTAATGCGAGCGCTGTGGGCTCGCCTGTGGGCCCCCAGCCGGTGATACCTCCACTCATGCACCAGGTGGCGGTCGACAAGCACGCTCATATCATGCCAGGCTCGTACGCGCTGCGACAGAGCTCGCCCCAGGTCACGGCGATTATGGGCGAGTTAGCGATGCTGAAGAAGTCGATATTCCAGTCGCTGAACGGCGAGTTGACGACGGAGGAATACAACAGCATCTACCAACATTTGAGTCAACTGCTGGCGTCCCTCCCACCGCCCGTCGAGCCATCTGCAGCGCAGCCCCAGCTGCGACTGCCGTCGATATCTCAAATTATGCCGGGAACAGAGCCCCAGGAAGTCCAACGTACCTTCATCATAGCATCCTCCGAGTCACAGCAGGGCCAGCCGTACATCTCGCCGCCGTTAAGCTCGACAATGTCTACGCACCCGCTTTCACCGGGCATGTCGGTAGCCAAACCGAACTACTCCGTGAGCACCAAGAAGAATGTGTGTAAGGTTTGCGGTCGCGAATGCCGGCGGCCCTCTACACTCAAAACGCACATGCTGACCCATACAGGACAGCGGCCGTTCAGCTGCCGGCACCCTGGCTGCAGCAAAAGTTTTAATGTGAGAAGCAACATGCTGCGGCATGAGCGGCTGCACAGCAGAGGCAGCGAACTGGTCGACACTCACTCGCAAAATTCTTCACCACAAGGACAGCAGGCAGGCTGA
- the IPI1 gene encoding Ipi1p (Syntenic homolog of Saccharomyces cerevisiae YHR085W (IPI1)), translating to MAKKKTLKQQDFQKKKLKVGKPKQAASNATDTSFVAKTIHLPNQTKLTSTNDAEADLLRRLSLCKHHSEITRKETLIYLQVAVPRVIHGQVASRLMSACIPLMCDPNKHVREELLKLLDVVGSCDANTMRLYMRPLVLFMGSAMTHISAGVQRDSGRFLQCVLRHAGHELVRAAWVKMLRGLCNVLGWPLRGAASASAGAGSNVVSMHKNRALQHQNLQALADFIRLGCAEPAAAALAGCAAPALYAKYLLPDCPQPYSHLKLFVREFPADTAAAARPLHELDTLVCEDAATRRDVFLGHFRPVLAAQLPSLVKDGGDCGRVAANLLQLLDHVQQAAA from the coding sequence ATGGCAAAGAAGAAGACATTAAAGCAGCAGGACttccagaagaagaaacTGAAGGTCGGAAAGCCGAAGCAGGCTGCGTCGAACGCCACGGATACCTCGTTCGTGGCCAAGACAATCCACCTGCCTAATCAGACAAAGCTGACCTCCACAAATGACGCCGAGGCAGACCTGTTACGGCGGCTCTCGTTGTGCAAACACCACAGCGAAATTACCCGCAAGGAAACGCTTATCTACCTACAGGTTGCAGTGCCCCGCGTGATCCACGGCCAGGTCGCGTCCCGCCTGATGTCAGCGTGCATCCCGCTGATGTGCGACCCCAACAAGCACGTGCGCGAGGAGCTGCTCAAGCTGCTGGACGTCGTCGGCAGCTGCGACGCAAACACCATGCGCCTGTACATGCGCCCGCTCGTGCTGTTCATGGGCAGTGCCATGACGCACATCTCCGCTGGCGTGCAGCGCGACAGCGGCCGATTCCTGCAGTGCGTGCTGCGCCACGCAGGCCACGAGCTCGTCCGAGCAGCGTGGGTCAAAATGCTGCGCGGCCTTTGCAACGTCCTGGGCTGgccgctgcgcggcgccgcctccgccagcgccggcgccggcagcAACGTCGTCAGCATGCACAAAAACCGCGCCCTGCAGCACCAGAACCTGCAGGCGCTTGCAGATTTCATCCGTCTGGGCTGCGCAGAGCCCGCGGCTGCCGCCCTCGCCGGCTGTGCTGCCCCCGCGCTCTACGCCAAGTACCTGCTCCCCGACTGCCCGCAGCCCTACAGTCACCTCAAACTTTTCGTCCGCGAGTTTCCCGCAGacaccgccgccgccgcccgcccccTGCATGAGCTTGACACCCTGGTCTGCGAGGACGCCGCCACGCGCCGCGATGTGTTTCTGGGCCATTTCCGCCCTGTCCTCGCCGCCCAGCTGCCCTCGCTCGTCAAGGACGGCGGCGACTGCGGCCGCGTAGCCGCcaacctgctgcagctgctggaccaCGTCCAGCAAGCCGCGGCCTGA
- the NAM8 gene encoding Nam8p (Syntenic homolog of Saccharomyces cerevisiae YHR086W (NAM8)), which produces MSFNAHYGAQSAQDYTYGGAGYAAQGGAAGGRQASASSVGSAASNGADTSSTQLYMGDLDPSWTEGDIKQIWATLGEANVQVKLIKNSSGGGNSGYCFVEFPSNLAATNALLKTGLPIPVDASRTLKLNWASFATTPGSEFSIFVGDLAPNVTESQLFELFISRYSSTLNAKIVFDQGTGVSKGYGFVKFGNEAEQQRSLLEMQGVFLNGRAIRVSTTSKNKSRFQSGNPASAAPASPASTAVNSPGLAQGSNVQTLLQQSQFIYPVQQQPALSQFADPNNTTVFIGGLSSLVTEDELRAYFQPFGQIVYVKIPVGKGCGFVQYVDRSSAENAIAKMQGFPIGNSRVRLSWGRSAKQTAAMQQAFAIALQQQQQQQQQQQQARPQHSQQHQYQHQQHQQQPQHVISAQPLLQQQLQLQFPYQHQPAMPQAYGYTLDSLSGTGSKHVPMQGFLSGNIGFQPSTAIDSSPATTLLPNLSSLDYSGFPPSTSAFNFSPTNSLGTSFHQHRLDFSSNGSVSQATQAPTTATSGQSTSHPQILVQGGEAYVKGKGASLDRLEQGSNGYIFV; this is translated from the coding sequence ATGTCTTTCAACGCGCACTACGGGGCGCAGAGTGCGCAGGATTACACGTATGGGGGCGCGGGATATGCCGCGCAGGGTGGCGCAgccggcgggcggcagGCGTCGGCGTCGTCGGTGGGGTCGGCAGCATCCAATGGAGCGGACACGAGCTCCACGCAGCTGTACATGGGGGATCTGGACCCCAGCTGGACGGAGGGCGACATCAAGCAGATCTGGGCCACGCTAGGCGAGGCGAACGTGCAGGTGAAGCTGATCAAGAACAGCAGCGGGGGCGGCAACTCGGGGTACTGCTTTGTTGAGTTTCCGTCGAACCTGGCAGCGACGAacgcgctgctgaagaCGGGGCTGCCGATCCCGGTGGACGCATCGCGCACGCTGAAGCTGAACTGGGCTTCGTTTGCGACGACACCGGGTTCCGAATTTTCCATCTTTGTGGGGGACCTTGCGCCGAATGTGACGGAATCGCAGCTGTTCGAGCTGTTTATCTCGCGTTACTCGTCAACTCTAAACGCGAAGATTGTGTTCGACCAGGGAACGGGAGTATCGAAGGGCTACGGCTTTGTGAAGTTCGGCAACGAGgcggagcagcagcggtCACTACTCGAGATGCAGGGCGTGTTCCTGAACGGGAGGGCGATTCGCGTGTCCACGACTTCCAAGAACAAGTCCAGGTTTCAAAGCGGAAATCCCGCGTCTGCTGCGCCTGCGAGTCCGGCGAGCACGGCGGTGAACAGCCCGGGGCTCGCTCAGGGGAGCAACGTGCAGACCCTTTTACAGCAGTCCCAGTTTATATATCCTGTCCAGCAGCAACCTGCGTTGTCTCAGTTTGCGGATCCAAATAACACCACGGTTTTCATCGGCGGGTTGTCTTCGCTCGTGACTGAGGATGAGCTACGGGCTTACTTCCAGCCATTCGGACAGATAGTCTACGTGAAAATCCCGGTCGGCAAAGGATGCGGCTTTGTCCAGTACGTGGATCGCAGTTCGGCAGAGAACGCGATCGCCAAGATGCAAGGATTTCCAATTGGTAATTCGAGGGTGCGGCTCTCATGGGGCAGGAGCGCAAAGCAAACAGCCGCTATGCAGCAGGCGTTTGCCATAGCActacagcagcagcagcagcagcagcagcagcagcagcaagcCCGCCCGCAGCATTCCCAGCAACATCAGTATCAGCATCAACAGCATCAACAGCAGCCTCAACATGTCATTTCTGCACAGCCGTtgctgcagcagcaatTGCAACTACAATTTCCCTATCAGCATCAACCTGCCATGCCGCAGGCCTACGGTTACACATTGGACTCGTTGAGCGGCACCGGTTCGAAACATGTTCCAATGCAGGGTTTTCTTTCCGGTAATATCGGCTTCCAACCTTCTACGGCAATTGATAGCTCTCCAGCAACGACCTTGCTTCCCAACCTTTCTTCGTTGGACTACTCTGGGTTTCCACCTTCCACGTCAGCGTTCAACTTTTCACCCACGAACTCTTTAGGCACCAGCTTTCACCAACATCGCCTAGATTTCTCAAGCAATGGCAGCGTGTCCCAGGCTACTCAGGCACCAACAACCGCGACTAGCGGTCAGTCTACATCGCATCCACAGATTTTAGTGCAGGGCGGCGAGGCATATGTCAAGGGTAAAGGTGCATCCCTGGACAGATTAGAGCAAGGTAGCAATGGTTATATTTTTGTCTGA